AAGATAAACGCTTCGTCTTGCTCACGGTTAACCAGTTTTTGCACTTCTTTATTAAAATCTTGCACCCCGATACTTAAGCGATTAAAGCCTTCACTGCGAAGGTGATCAAGAATATCGAGTTCAATTTCACGCGGATCGACTTCAATGCTGATCTCAGCATCATCATCAAAATTAAACGCCGCACGCAAGCTATTCATTAAACGGCTGATCTGCGCTGCAGTAAGAAACGTGGGAGTACCACCGCCCCAGTGCAATTGACTCACTTGGCGATCGCCCAATAAAGTCGCACGTTGTTTAATTTCTTGTTCTAGCTTATCCAAGTAGTCATCCGCTTTATGCTGATGACGGGTAATGATTTTATTACAGCCACAGTAGTAACAAAGCTTATGACAAAATGGGATGTGAATATAAAGCGATAGCTTACGATCAGGGTATTGCTTACATGCCATCTCAAATTCAGCAGACGTGAACGCTTCATTAAACTCTAATGCAGTTGGGTAAGAGGTATAACGCGGACCTGAGTAGTTGTACTTTTCAATCAGGGCCTGATCCCAAATAATCTGCTCATTTGACATGACATATTTCCAATATTGTAGGGAGAATAAAGAGTTAAACGTGTAATGATAGTAAAACGAATAACACTTATAGTTTATAAGACAATACAGCCATCGCCTAATCAGATTAAACGATGACTGTAATAGTTCAGATCAAGTCATTAAGACTTCGTAGACAGGATAGCATCCAGCTCGACCGCAATAGCTTCTTGTAATCGAGTTTCAGCCTTCATTCGCTCCAGATCAAAGCGCATTCGAGCACGTTTCTCTGTTTGTTGACGCGCTTCACCGCGAGGCATATCTTTTACTACCTCATACAGCTCTGTAATAGCTGGATAAGTGGCTGCAAAATCAACACTCTTATCAGCCTGTAGCGCTTCCATCAACTTATACAAACGAATCGCCGCTTCAGACAAATCACATTGTCCTTGCTTGGTCGCTGCGGCAATCACATAAACGCTCTCTAAAATCGTATTATTACGCGTTTCTATCGCCTCTTTTTGCTGTTGTTCAGCACGGGCTAAAAAAACTTTATGGCGTTGATTTTGTTGGTATAGCTTAACAAGTAACGTTCCCGCATAAATACCAAGCGCGGTTACAATTGTGCCACCAATAACAAGCAGAAGCGTCAAATCCTGCAACGGTTACTCCTTACCGAATTTATCTAAATCCATCTTTTCAAATTGATCGAGTAAATCATCATCAGACTTAACCGCTGGGCGGTACTCATCTTCCTCGAACAATTCAACTTCATCTTCTTCCATCAAACCAAGCTGCTTCATAAGCTGCTCAATACGATCAAGTTTTTGGTCGACTTGTTTCTGCAAGCCTGCACCTAACTTTTCACCAGCATCTAAGCGATCAAGAAGAACCATCAGCTGCGCATCATTTTCAAGCATTGCTAATTCTTGCTCTGCTGACATACGACGTTGCTGTTTGGTCATTGGCTTTTTCGGCTCAACGATCAAAGGAATTGGTTTTTTACTACCAAGACGTGGGTCTTTTTTCTGCGCGGCATTACGCTGCTTAGTTTCTTCAACGGCAGAATGGCGACTACCAGTTTTTAAGCCTTTACGCTTTTTCGCTTTCTGGCGCTGGCGAGATTCGATCTCTAATTGGTTCGGCGTTTTATCACGGTATACCGCTGGGCCTTCAGAACCAATCTTACGGCCTCTTTTTTTACGGGTCATTACTGGGTTTTCCTCAGCAAAATCACATCATTTCCAACAAACTCAACTTCTAAGCCATCACGTTGCGCTAAAAAGCGGAACGTATCGCGACTAAAGAAACTGACGTGGGTTGGATCGTTCTTATAATGCCAACGTGTAAACGCTTCGGCATCGGTTGCTAGCTTTGTCATTAACCCTAGCCATCCGCCAGGTTTAATCATACTCAGCAGCAGCCCCCATTCCTTCGCAGGCTGATTAAAATGTTCTATGGCTTCGGTACACGTAACAAAGTCATATTGACGCGTTAATACACTAGGATCAGGTGCAAAATATGGATCATAGATCGCCATATTATATCCCATTTCCTCCAACATAATGGAAAGTGTTGGACCGGGACCGCTGCCAAAGTCTAAAGCATCTAATGGCCCAGCCGGTAAACGTTCCACTAATGGTGTCGCTAAACGACCTAAAAATTGGCGATAACCCATATCATCTGGATTATTTTGATGTTGATCATAAACGGCTTTTTCTTGCTCTGGTGATAACTGAGCCTCAGGATCAGCAAAAATTAACGCACATTGCTGACAACGAAAATAGCAGCGATTTTTATCTTCAACAAATACTCCATGCTGTTCACTATGGCACAGTGGACATGGCTGCATGATCACTTCTCCGGTGTTGCCGATTATTAGCAAAATCGGAACTGGTGTAAAATCGAGCGGGCTATTCTATACCCAATCGCGGTCAAGATGTAGTTTTGCCGACAAATTGTGCAAGTTTATCTGTAAATACGATAAAGATAGATAAAAGATCAACAAGTTAACTTGTTTATAATGCAGATAGAAAAAGAGGGGAAAAGAAAAAAGCGATAGGCTTGCACCTATCGCTCTATATGTAAGCCACTGGCTTATATTCTGTCTAGTCATCCTAACTAGCGTGTAACATCCCGGTTAAGCAACGTTCCCTTTGTTATTAGTGCTTTCCTTGCGAGCTTGTTGTTCGTCATCATCCTGATGAGTTTTGCTCTTCCGTGTTCTGTCCATAGCAATTCAACTCGTCCTGAGTTGGCGTTCCTTTCCGCTTACTATCATCCTGATAATAATGCCACCATCCTTGTGAGCACGTTATCCGTAACGTACCGCTTATTGCGTCGACATCATGTCGTTGCAAAATCTTATCCGTAAGTGTCTTCCTGACAATCCAATACGCTTCTTGCGTCAACCCTAGTCATCCTAACTAGACGTCCTGTGATCCTTCGAGCTCCTGCTCATGCTGTCCTAGCGCTTCCATCCATTGTCGCTCTCCCTGTCGACACGAGATAATCTACAGTAACCAAAGACTGAAACAATGTACCGATATCACATTTTTAAAAACACAAACCACCAATAACAATCAAGTCATTGTTATTAATGGTTATTATATTTTTAGCTACAAAATTTCGAGCTAAAACAACCCTCACAAATGGCAGATCTCTTACAAGCTGCTGAGCAAATAACACAGAAGTAAAAATAGTCTTGCTGAATGAAGAACCAAAAGATATAAAGCAATGATTGTTAGACAATAAAAAAGCAGCCTAAAGGCTGCTTTTTTCTATGGAGAGCGAACTATATTTAATGCAAACCGCCAACATATTGTGACAACGCATTAATTTCATCATCACTTAATTTTGCAGCAACCGAGCGCATCATTGCGTTCATATCATTAGCACGAGCACTTGAACGGAATTCTTCAAGTTGAAGTTTTACGTATTCCGCATTTTGACCAGAGATTTTAGGGAATCCAGATAAACTCGTACCATTGCCACGAGGGCCATGACACGCAATACAGGCAGCGATACCACGTTCAGTATCACCAAAACGGTAAAGTTGTTGCGCGACTTCAACGGATTCTTTTGGGGAAGTATTATCTGAAATAGGCAGGGAAGCATAATATACTGCGATATCTGCTATATCTTGGTCAGAAAGAGCCATGGCCATTCCTCCCATAACAGGATTATTACGTCCTTGTTTTCCGCCGGTAGCCATTGCCAGTTTGTATTCTTTTAATTGCTTTTCAAGATATTTAGGGTGCTGTCCAGCAAGCTTAGGATATTGCTGCATCAACGCTGCATTGCCATCTGTACCATGGCAGGCGGCACATGTTGCAGCTTTCAATTTACCTGCTTCGATGTTGCCTTCTTCAGCCGTGGTCGAATAACTAGCAAGAAGGCTTAATATTAATATTAATTTCTTCATGACATTCCATTTATAATTATAGGGCTTCCACTACCACAAGTAATGCTCACTTACATAGTATACAATACGATCCCAAACCGAGCTCGGTTTAACATATTTTATACATCTTCACATAAAAGCAATCAGTCGACTACTTGAAGACTAGACGGAGTTAACAGTGAATCAACCTCTCAACTACAGAAATACAAGTTTTATCACAAGTGCGCCAGATATTCGTCACTTGCCGCAAGATGCAGGCGTTGAGATTGCATTTGCTGGTCGCTCTAACGCGGGTAAGTCGAGTGCCCTAAACCGCTTAACCGATCAAAAAGGGTTAGCGCGTACTTCAAAAACGCCTGGTCGTACTCAGCTGATCAATATGTTTGAAGTGGTTCAAGGCTGTAACCTTATCGATTTACCGGGTTATGGCTTTGCACAAGTCCCTCTTGAAATGAAATTAAAATGGCAGAAGTCGCTAGGAGAATACCTTCAGCGTCGAGAGTGCTTACAAGGCCTTGTGGTATTAATGGATATCCGTCATCCGATGAAAGATCTTGACCAACAAATGATTAATTGGGCACTTGAAAGCCGTTTACCTGTTCTGGTCTTACTAACTAAAGCTGATAAGCTAAAAAGTGGCGCTCGTAAAGCACAGGTATTAAAAATCCGTCAGATGACTAAAGAGTTAGAAGGTGACGTACAGGTTGAAGCTTTCTCTTCGTTAAAAGGTATTGGCGTCGATCAAGTTCGCCGTAAATTAGATGAGTGGTACGCGCCAGAGCTAGAGCGTCAACGCGTGCTTGCCGGTGGTGATGATGCTTTCCCTGAGCAAGTAGAAGAAGACAACGAGTAAAATACGTTGTTTATATAGCTCTAAGGATTGGAGCTATAAAAGTTCCCCACCATCTCGGTGGGGCAAATTAAGAGAGAAACAGGAGGTATTTTAGTTTTGTGCAACAAACAATAATGATTTCTACTCTTAGCGCAATCCCTTCCCCTTTACATGACTAGATTTACATATTTTTTTGCGACTCCCGACCATATTTCCCTCTAAATGCCGATATAAATATTACTTATCCCTGACTTGCTCAGCACATTATTTCTTTAACAAAATAACAACATAAAATGTTAATAAACCATGTTTCGTTCTGGAAGTTTATTACAACCACATTTAACTAAAAAAGAGCAAAAAAAAACCACTCCCAATAGTTTAGGAATGGTTATTTCATGGATTTGTTGAACGGCTAATAATGTCATCAGCACTGACAGCAAATATGAACAAGAAGCTATTTTTAGTATAGCGGCTGTTTTAATTTTTTAAAGTATTTACTCTAAAAAATAACGTCTAAAGAGAAAATAAAGAGAAAATAAAGAGAAAAACAGGCCAACAGATAGGCCAAAAAGATCAAATAGACCAATGAACGACCATAATTTGATTAGTAATTAGCTAAATAGAGAGAAAACGAAATAAATAATCAACAGATAAAGAGAAAGGTATAAACGGAGAGAAAAAATTTGCTAGCGCACAATAAAAAACGCCCCGGTCCAAAGTGAGACCAGGGCGGCTGAATCAGCCAAATCCAATAACGTGAAACAAAAGGTCTGAAAGATAGAACATCTTACCTCTGTACCCTACACCTGTAACTGTATATCAAACGTTCAGTTTTTGGAACCCCTAAATGTAGTTTTTTTTCACTTTGTTGTAAGTAAATTTTACATATTGGTTTTTATTTGTCGCTTATTTTTAACAAAAAAAATAGCCAGCATCGTGCTGACTATTTATTATTATTCTTATTATTACCAATAAAAATTAGTGCGCTTGATCCCAGTTATCACCGTAACCAGTATCTGCGATAAGCGGTACATCCAGCGTCGCTGCTTGTTCCATTAATGCTTTAACTGATGCTGTTACTGTTTCAAGTGCTGATTCTTTCACTTCAAACACTAATTCATCGTGTACTTGCATTAATAAACGCACATCACCTTCCGGTTGTTGCTGTACCCAACCATCAACCGCAATCATCGCCAGCTTGATGATATCAGCCGCAGTTCCTTGCATTGGCGCATTGATTGCTGCACGCTCCGCTGCTTTTCGACGTAAACCATTACGTGATTTAATGTCTGGAAGATATAGGCGACGGCCAAAGAGAGTTTCAACGTAACCTTGCTCTGAAGCCGCATTACGCGTGCTTTCCATGTATTCTAAAACACCTGGATAACGCTCAAAATACACATTCATGTAGTTTTGCGCTTCATTACGTCCCATATCTAGCTGCTTTGCTAAACCAAACGCACTCATACCATAGATCAAGCCAAAGTTAATCGCTTTAGCACGGCGACGCTGCTCACTGCTCACCTCTTCAATATCCAAACTGAGAATTTCAGCGGCCGTTGCTGCGTGGATATCTTTACCATGACGGAAAGCATCTAATAATGCTTTATCACCAGATAAATGCGCCATAATACGTAGTTCAATTTGAGAGTAATCGACCGCAAGGATCTTATAGCCGCTTTGCGCGACAAACGCTTGGCGAATACGACGACCTTCTTCATTACGTACTGGAATATTCTGCAAATTTGGATCGCTTGATGATAGACGTCCGGTTGCAGTCACGGCCTGATGGTAAGAAGTATGGACTCGACCCGTTGCAGGATTTACCATCTTAGGCAACTTATCGGTGTAAGTAGATTTCAGTTTTGCAAGTCCACGATATTCCAAGAGTAACTTAGGCAGTGGGTAATCAAGCGCAAGCTCTTGCAATACTTCTTCATTCGTTGACGGTGTACCAGATGGCGTTTTCTTTAAAACAGGTAATCCCATTTTTTCAAATAGGATCGCTTGAAGCTGTTTTGGCGAGCTTAAATTAAATTCTTGCTCCGCAATTTCAAACGCTTTTTTCTCAATTTCATCAAGTCGAGCAGCGATCTCTGTTGATTGTGCGCCAAGCAACATACTGTCGACATAAACACCCGTGCGTTCCATACGTGAAAGTACTGGCACTAATGGCATTTCGATAGTTTCAAAGACATGCTTAAGTTTGTCGTCAGCTTCTACTTTAGGATACAACGTATTGTGCAAACGCAAAGTAATGTCAGCATCTTCAGCAGCATAAGGGCCAGCTTGCTCTAAATCGATTTGATTGAACGTTAGCTGTTTTTTACCTTTACCTGCAACTTCTTCAAAGCTGATATTCTTATGCTCTAAATAACGTAGGGCAAGGCTATCCATATCATGACGCCCAATAACGCTATTAAATACATAAGATTCAAGCATTGTATCGAACACAATACCCTGCATTTCAATGCCATAACGAGCAACAATACTGGCATCAAACTTAAGGTTTTGACCAATTTTCGCTTGTTTTGGATCTTCAAGTAGCGGCTTTAACTGCTCTAGCACCCAATCACGGTCAAGCTGCGCTGGCGCATCAAGATAATCGTGAGCCACAGGGACGTAAGCCGCTTTACCTTCTTCAATCGCAAAAGACACACCGACGACATTCGCCGTCATGTAATCTAAACCATCGGTTTCGGTATCAAAGGCAAACGCCTCTGCCGCTTTTAATTGCTCAAGCCATGTTGCAAAACTTTCTTTATCTAAAACCGTTTCATACCCACTACGATCAATCGTTGGTGCAACGGCTTTTTTTTCAGCTGGCACATCACCTGATTTTTCGTCAGCAACAATACGGCCATCGCTTCCATCAAGCATTTCAGTTAACCAACGACGGAACTGTAACTTACCAAAAAGCTCGGTGAGAGCATCTGTATCAGGCACACCTTTACGCAGTTCATCAGGTGTTACATCTAGCTCAACATCCAATTTAATGGTGGCAAGCTTATATGACATGTAAGCCGCTTCTTTATTATCAATCAGCTTTTTCGCCATGGTTTTTGAACCACGGAAACCGAGAGCAGCAATATCATCTAAATTATCGTATAAAGCATCTAACCCACCGATACCGGTCAGCAATGCTTTTGCTGTTTTCTCACCAACCCCAGGTACACCTGGAATGTTATCTACTTTATCGCCCATCAGAGCAAGGTAGTCGATGATCAACTCAGGACCAATCCCAAACTTATCCACAACACCGGCGGGATCCATCACAACATCAGTCATGGTATTGATCAAAGTAACATTTTGATCCACCAGCTGTGCCATATCTTTATCACCTGTACTGATAAGTACAGGCATACCTTGTTGTGATGCTTGTGTGGATAACGTGCCAATCACATCATCCGCTTCAACGCCAGAGATCGCGATCAATGGTAGCCCCATCGCTTTGATCACCGCATGCAATGGTTCGATCTGACTGCGAAGATCGTCCGGCATCGGTGGACGATTGGCTTTATATTCAGGATACATATCATCACGGAAGGTTTTCCCTTTCGCATCAAAGATCACTGCGATATGTTCGGTTGAAAATTGACGTAACATGCTACGTAGCATGTTTACAACACCATAAATTGCGCCTGTCGGCTCACCGTCAGAATTAGTGAAATTCGGTGCAGCATGGTAAGCGCGATACAGGTAAGAGGATCCATCAATCAGGATCAATGGATTTTCTGGAATAGTTGCCATAGGGTTATTCTTATATCCAAGCGTTTGTCGTTCAGGTTAGTAGCTCTATTATCGACCATATTAGGCGTTGAGCGACAGGAAAAATGCAATAACCATAGAATGCCACGCCCTGTCGCAAGTGTTAACCAATGTTTTATTCTATTCTCACTTTTTCTGTGGATAACTTTGTTAGTATTTAATTTACGCCAGTTGATCGTTTTTTGGGTAATTTGGCAAATAAGAAACTATTACAAACACAATCAATAACTTAACTATAAACCTTAATTTCGATCCTCGATCCCTATTTGATCATTAATTGTGGAAAACCTCATAGTGATAAAGCCAAATGCGGTAATAACACCATAAAAATCAGACGATTTGTTTAGTATCAAAACCAAAAATAACTAAACTGCGGTAATTTTAGCCGCTTCTACGCTATTTAATGACAGAGATACCTATCAGTGAAAATTTATCTTCGATAAAAAACTGAAGCATAGAAAGTTGATCTCTTTTTTATCTTAATATTGATCAATAAAGACGCTTCGATCGTCGCATAGTAAAATCACACATAAAGACTATGCATGCCATCGTGAAGGCAATAGAAAAAATAAACGGCTTAACGATAACGGAGCAATGGAGGATAAGAATAAAAAAGGCAGATTTTAAAAAAGAAAAAGCGACGCTACGATGAGTAGCGTCGCTCAGCAGAAGTGGTGTTCGGTTATTAGCCCTACACTAATAACACGCAACCGGAGCTGTAGTACACTGGAAGCAATGTGAGCAATGTCGTGCCATCAAGACGATATGATTATGTTTCATCCCTATCGCCTGAGCGCCTGTTAATAATAACCATTCTCACTTGAGATGCAAGCACTTTATTGAGAATAATTGTCATTTAAAAGATATTTTTTAACCAACTCTTTACGAAAATGTAAACGATAATCCAGCACCCTCTCTTTTTTCTCAATATCTTCAATAAGATAGCCATTGCGCATTAATAATCTCACCATTGCAGGAAAGCGGTTTCTCGATTTAACCGTTAGTCGTTGATAGCCCTGATCAATAACCCACGCTTCTTGCGCTTCTAACAATGCTTGT
Above is a genomic segment from Photobacterium angustum containing:
- the yihA gene encoding ribosome biogenesis GTP-binding protein YihA/YsxC; the protein is MNQPLNYRNTSFITSAPDIRHLPQDAGVEIAFAGRSNAGKSSALNRLTDQKGLARTSKTPGRTQLINMFEVVQGCNLIDLPGYGFAQVPLEMKLKWQKSLGEYLQRRECLQGLVVLMDIRHPMKDLDQQMINWALESRLPVLVLLTKADKLKSGARKAQVLKIRQMTKELEGDVQVEAFSSLKGIGVDQVRRKLDEWYAPELERQRVLAGGDDAFPEQVEEDNE
- a CDS encoding c-type cytochrome, yielding MKKLILILSLLASYSTTAEEGNIEAGKLKAATCAACHGTDGNAALMQQYPKLAGQHPKYLEKQLKEYKLAMATGGKQGRNNPVMGGMAMALSDQDIADIAVYYASLPISDNTSPKESVEVAQQLYRFGDTERGIAACIACHGPRGNGTSLSGFPKISGQNAEYVKLQLEEFRSSARANDMNAMMRSVAAKLSDDEINALSQYVGGLH
- a CDS encoding DUF2489 domain-containing protein yields the protein MQDLTLLLVIGGTIVTALGIYAGTLLVKLYQQNQRHKVFLARAEQQQKEAIETRNNTILESVYVIAAATKQGQCDLSEAAIRLYKLMEALQADKSVDFAATYPAITELYEVVKDMPRGEARQQTEKRARMRFDLERMKAETRLQEAIAVELDAILSTKS
- the yihI gene encoding Der GTPase-activating protein YihI, coding for MTRKKRGRKIGSEGPAVYRDKTPNQLEIESRQRQKAKKRKGLKTGSRHSAVEETKQRNAAQKKDPRLGSKKPIPLIVEPKKPMTKQQRRMSAEQELAMLENDAQLMVLLDRLDAGEKLGAGLQKQVDQKLDRIEQLMKQLGLMEEDEVELFEEDEYRPAVKSDDDLLDQFEKMDLDKFGKE
- the polA gene encoding DNA polymerase I, translated to MATIPENPLILIDGSSYLYRAYHAAPNFTNSDGEPTGAIYGVVNMLRSMLRQFSTEHIAVIFDAKGKTFRDDMYPEYKANRPPMPDDLRSQIEPLHAVIKAMGLPLIAISGVEADDVIGTLSTQASQQGMPVLISTGDKDMAQLVDQNVTLINTMTDVVMDPAGVVDKFGIGPELIIDYLALMGDKVDNIPGVPGVGEKTAKALLTGIGGLDALYDNLDDIAALGFRGSKTMAKKLIDNKEAAYMSYKLATIKLDVELDVTPDELRKGVPDTDALTELFGKLQFRRWLTEMLDGSDGRIVADEKSGDVPAEKKAVAPTIDRSGYETVLDKESFATWLEQLKAAEAFAFDTETDGLDYMTANVVGVSFAIEEGKAAYVPVAHDYLDAPAQLDRDWVLEQLKPLLEDPKQAKIGQNLKFDASIVARYGIEMQGIVFDTMLESYVFNSVIGRHDMDSLALRYLEHKNISFEEVAGKGKKQLTFNQIDLEQAGPYAAEDADITLRLHNTLYPKVEADDKLKHVFETIEMPLVPVLSRMERTGVYVDSMLLGAQSTEIAARLDEIEKKAFEIAEQEFNLSSPKQLQAILFEKMGLPVLKKTPSGTPSTNEEVLQELALDYPLPKLLLEYRGLAKLKSTYTDKLPKMVNPATGRVHTSYHQAVTATGRLSSSDPNLQNIPVRNEEGRRIRQAFVAQSGYKILAVDYSQIELRIMAHLSGDKALLDAFRHGKDIHAATAAEILSLDIEEVSSEQRRRAKAINFGLIYGMSAFGLAKQLDMGRNEAQNYMNVYFERYPGVLEYMESTRNAASEQGYVETLFGRRLYLPDIKSRNGLRRKAAERAAINAPMQGTAADIIKLAMIAVDGWVQQQPEGDVRLLMQVHDELVFEVKESALETVTASVKALMEQAATLDVPLIADTGYGDNWDQAH
- a CDS encoding class I SAM-dependent methyltransferase, with translation MQPCPLCHSEQHGVFVEDKNRCYFRCQQCALIFADPEAQLSPEQEKAVYDQHQNNPDDMGYRQFLGRLATPLVERLPAGPLDALDFGSGPGPTLSIMLEEMGYNMAIYDPYFAPDPSVLTRQYDFVTCTEAIEHFNQPAKEWGLLLSMIKPGGWLGLMTKLATDAEAFTRWHYKNDPTHVSFFSRDTFRFLAQRDGLEVEFVGNDVILLRKTQ